A region from the Panicum hallii strain FIL2 chromosome 1, PHallii_v3.1, whole genome shotgun sequence genome encodes:
- the LOC112880116 gene encoding RNA-binding KH domain-containing protein PEPPER-like isoform X1: protein MALPPEEEAAIDGIPEGGVEEEEEEEEDPQEVEPWFPSSDSEPEPDADRPALEPLDPFPAAAETELQPARMAVQEEKGDGEEARPRWPGWPGASVFRLLVPAEKVGGLIGRRGSTIKRLCDETRARVRVIDAAHAAADRIVLVSATEEVEAELPPAMNAAIKIFKHINRIEEINSDGTLSASAPDICSVRLLVPAAQAVHLIGTQGVTIKSIQESIGAMIRIIDEDELLNFEALDESIVEIYGVSVKVHSALKSVLGLLRKFLVDHGVLHLFERKNQEVAQPQDTSKENQFIDAYHLEVNQDFWLYDQRGYGTPISSRPFWGHDPSFCDPYSSDIIHATDSLMAQPGHAKPKGSRFLYGCDPSFHNQYSPDLSQPTDQLITQTMKIPLPHAEEIIGARGENIEFIRSASGAVVILEEIGDYPEEVLVMIKGSPSQVQTAYQVLQEVLSGNREPPPPPRICYRDARRSWATAAELLPSCWRAAAELPAHWAEVAALPPTTRRCNKPGLAAMAPRR from the exons ATGGCGctgccgccggaggaggaggctgCGATCGATGGCATTCCGGAAGGTGGcgttgaggaggaggaggaggaggaggaggatccgCAGGAGGTGGAGCCGTGGTTCCCATCCTCCGActcggagccggagccggacgCGGACCGCCCGGCGCTCGAGCCGCTGGACCCTTTCCCCGCCGCGGCCGAGACGGAGCTACAGCCGGCGCGGATGGCGGTGCAGGAGGAGAAGGGAGATGGGGAGGAGGCGAGGCCGCGGTGGCCCGGGTGGCCCGGCGCGAGCGTGTTCCGGCTGCTGGTGCCCGCGGAAAAGGTCGGCGGCCTCATCGGGCGCCGCGGTAGCACCATCAAGCGCCTCTGCGACGAGACCCGCGCCCGCGTTCGCGTCATCGacgccgcgcacgccgccgccgaccggATT GTTTTGGTATCTGCAACGGAAGAAGTTGAAGCAGAGTTACCACCTGCGATGAATGCTGCAATTAAGATCTTCAAGCATATAAACAGGATAGAAGAGATCAATTCTGATGGAACTTTATCTGCTTCTGCACCAGACATTTGTTCCGTTAGATTATTGGTTCCAGCTGCACAAGCTGTCCACTTAATTGGCACGCAAGGAGTTACAATTAAGTCAATCCAAGAAAGTATTGGTGCTATGATAAGGATTATAGATGAAG ATGAGCTATTGAATTTTGAGGCACTGGATGAAAGCATTGTGGAGATATATGGGGTTTCTGTCAAGGTTCACAGTGCCCTAAAATCAGTGCTCGGACTTCTCCGGAAGTTCCTAGTTGATCATGGTGTGCTTCATCTATTTGAAAGGAAG AACCAAGAAGTAGCTCAGCCACAGGACACTTCTAAAGAAAATCAATTTATTGATGCTTATCATCTTGAAGTGAACCAGGATTTTTGGTTATATGATCAGCGAGGTTATGGTACCCCAATAAGCAGTAGACCGTTCTGGGGTCATGATCCATCTTTCTGTGATCCTTACTCATCAGATATCATCCATGCAACTGATTCCTTGATGGCACAG CCGGGTCATGCTAAACCAAAAGGCAGTAGATTCTTATATGGATGCGATCCATCTTTTCATAACCAGTACTCTCCAGATCTCAGCCAACCAACTGATCAGTTAATAACACAG ACAATGAAGATCCCGCTGCCACATGCTGAAGAGATAATTGGCGCGAGGGGAGAAAACATTGAATTTATCCGTTCTGCTAGTGGAGCAGTTGTGATTCTTGAGGAAATTGGAGATTATCCCGAAGAGGTTCTAGTTATGATCAAAGGCAGTCCTTCGCAAGTTCAAACTGCATATCAAGTTTTACAG GAGGTTCTTTCAGGCAAcagggagccgccgccgccacccaggATCTGTTACCGCGACGCACGCCGAAGCTGGGCCACGGCTGCCGAGCTCCTCCCCTCATGCTGGCGCGCTGCTGCTGAACTCCCCGCACACTGGGCCGAGGTGGCTGCACTCCCCCCTACCACACGGCGTTGCAACAAgccgggactagctgccatggCACCACGAAGATGA
- the LOC112880116 gene encoding RNA-binding KH domain-containing protein PEPPER-like isoform X2, which yields MALPPEEEAAIDGIPEGGVEEEEEEEEDPQEVEPWFPSSDSEPEPDADRPALEPLDPFPAAAETELQPARMAVQEEKGDGEEARPRWPGWPGASVFRLLVPAEKVGGLIGRRGSTIKRLCDETRARVRVIDAAHAAADRIVLVSATEEVEAELPPAMNAAIKIFKHINRIEEINSDGTLSASAPDICSVRLLVPAAQAVHLIGTQGVTIKSIQESIGAMIRIIDEDELLNFEALDESIVEIYGVSVKVHSALKSVLGLLRKFLVDHGVLHLFERKNQEVAQPQDTSKENQFIDAYHLEVNQDFWLYDQRGYGTPISSRPFWGHDPSFCDPYSSDIIHATDSLMAQTMKIPLPHAEEIIGARGENIEFIRSASGAVVILEEIGDYPEEVLVMIKGSPSQVQTAYQVLQEVLSGNREPPPPPRICYRDARRSWATAAELLPSCWRAAAELPAHWAEVAALPPTTRRCNKPGLAAMAPRR from the exons ATGGCGctgccgccggaggaggaggctgCGATCGATGGCATTCCGGAAGGTGGcgttgaggaggaggaggaggaggaggaggatccgCAGGAGGTGGAGCCGTGGTTCCCATCCTCCGActcggagccggagccggacgCGGACCGCCCGGCGCTCGAGCCGCTGGACCCTTTCCCCGCCGCGGCCGAGACGGAGCTACAGCCGGCGCGGATGGCGGTGCAGGAGGAGAAGGGAGATGGGGAGGAGGCGAGGCCGCGGTGGCCCGGGTGGCCCGGCGCGAGCGTGTTCCGGCTGCTGGTGCCCGCGGAAAAGGTCGGCGGCCTCATCGGGCGCCGCGGTAGCACCATCAAGCGCCTCTGCGACGAGACCCGCGCCCGCGTTCGCGTCATCGacgccgcgcacgccgccgccgaccggATT GTTTTGGTATCTGCAACGGAAGAAGTTGAAGCAGAGTTACCACCTGCGATGAATGCTGCAATTAAGATCTTCAAGCATATAAACAGGATAGAAGAGATCAATTCTGATGGAACTTTATCTGCTTCTGCACCAGACATTTGTTCCGTTAGATTATTGGTTCCAGCTGCACAAGCTGTCCACTTAATTGGCACGCAAGGAGTTACAATTAAGTCAATCCAAGAAAGTATTGGTGCTATGATAAGGATTATAGATGAAG ATGAGCTATTGAATTTTGAGGCACTGGATGAAAGCATTGTGGAGATATATGGGGTTTCTGTCAAGGTTCACAGTGCCCTAAAATCAGTGCTCGGACTTCTCCGGAAGTTCCTAGTTGATCATGGTGTGCTTCATCTATTTGAAAGGAAG AACCAAGAAGTAGCTCAGCCACAGGACACTTCTAAAGAAAATCAATTTATTGATGCTTATCATCTTGAAGTGAACCAGGATTTTTGGTTATATGATCAGCGAGGTTATGGTACCCCAATAAGCAGTAGACCGTTCTGGGGTCATGATCCATCTTTCTGTGATCCTTACTCATCAGATATCATCCATGCAACTGATTCCTTGATGGCACAG ACAATGAAGATCCCGCTGCCACATGCTGAAGAGATAATTGGCGCGAGGGGAGAAAACATTGAATTTATCCGTTCTGCTAGTGGAGCAGTTGTGATTCTTGAGGAAATTGGAGATTATCCCGAAGAGGTTCTAGTTATGATCAAAGGCAGTCCTTCGCAAGTTCAAACTGCATATCAAGTTTTACAG GAGGTTCTTTCAGGCAAcagggagccgccgccgccacccaggATCTGTTACCGCGACGCACGCCGAAGCTGGGCCACGGCTGCCGAGCTCCTCCCCTCATGCTGGCGCGCTGCTGCTGAACTCCCCGCACACTGGGCCGAGGTGGCTGCACTCCCCCCTACCACACGGCGTTGCAACAAgccgggactagctgccatggCACCACGAAGATGA
- the LOC112879010 gene encoding cyclin-P4-1-like: MEPRKGGARVPRAVSVLAGLLERAAERGDGGAAPAPSSSPPSAFRGKALPAIPVRRYAERIYRYAGCSPACFVVAYVYLDRLAQRPLDGEEDEEAGAAVVGVDSYSVHRLLITAVMVAAKFMDDMHFNNAYFARVGGVEVAEMNGLELELLFALRFRLNVTPDTFARYCAALEGEMLVPPPPPAPAAADEEDEAERRDHQAALLLIRKAKDGAATAVRDQAGVGGRAAAGGVPVVVPRAAVEMIAR; this comes from the exons ATGGAGCCGAGgaagggcggcgcgcgcgtgcccCGGGCGGTGTCCGTCCTGGCGGGGCTGCTGGAGCGCGCAGCCGAGCGCGGCGACGGAGGCGCCGCTCCCGctccgtcgtcgtcgccgccatCGGCGTTCCGGGGCAAGGCCCTGCCGGCGATCCCCGTGCGGCGGTACGCGGAGCGGATCTACCGGTACGCGGGGTGCAGCCCCGCGTGCTTCGTCGTCGCCTACGTCTACCTCGACCGCCTCGCGCAGCGCCCGCTGGACggggaggaggatgaggaggcgGGGGCCGCGGTGGTCGGCGTCGACTCGTACAGCGTGCACCGCCTGCTCATCACCGCCGTCATGGTCGCCGCCAAGTTCATGGACGACAT GCACTTCAACAACGCCTACTTCGCGCGGGTGGGGGGCGTGGAGGTGGCGGAGATGAACGGGCTGGAGCTGGAGCTCCTCTTCGCGCTGCGCTTCCGCCTCAACGTCACGCCCGACACCTTCGCGCGGTACTGCGCCGCGCTCGAGGGCGAGATgctcgtgccgccgccgccgccggctcccgccgccgccgacgaggaggacgaggcCGAGCGCCGCGACCACCAGGCCGCGCTGCTGCTGATTAGAAAGGCCAAGGACGGTGCGGCCACTGCCGTTCGCGATCAGGCCGGGGTCGGGGgcagggccgccgccggcggagtGCCCGTCGTCGTCCCGAGAGCGGCCGTGGAGATGATCGCCCGATGA
- the LOC112879009 gene encoding bax inhibitor 1, whose translation MDAFYSSSSAAYGAGWGHDSLKNFRQITPAVQTHLKLVYLTLCVALASSAVGAYLHVSWNIGGMLTMLGCVGSIAWLFSVPVYEERKRYGLLMAAALLEGASVGPLIKLAVDFDPSILVTAFVGTAIAFACFSCAAIVAKRREYLYLGGLLSSGLSILLWLQFAASIFGHSTGSFMFEVYFGLLIFLGYMVYDTQEIIERAHHGDMDYIKHALTLFTDFVAVLVRILVIMLKNAADKSEDKKRKKRS comes from the exons ATGGACGCCTTCTACTCGTCCTCGTCGGCGGCGTACGGCGCCGGCTGGGGCCACGACTCGCTCAAGAACTTCCGCCAGATCACCCCCGCCGTCCAGACCCACCTCAAGCTC GTTTACCTCACCCTCTGCGTGGCGCTGGCCTCGTCGGCGGTAGGCGCTTACCTGCACGTCTCCTGGAACATCGGCGGGATGCTGACCATGCTCGGCTGCGTCGGCAGCATCGCCTGGCTCTTCTCGGTGCCTGTCTACGAGGAG AGGAAGAGGTATGGACTGCTGATGGCGGCTGCCCTTCTGGAAGGGGCGTCGGTTGGACCTCTGATCAAGCTGGCTGTAGACTTTGACCCAAG CATCCTGGTGACAGCATTTGTTGGGACTGCTATTGCCTTCGCGTGCTTCTCCTGCGCTGCCATCGTCGCCAAGCGCCGGGAGTACCTCTACCTTGGTGGGCTGCTCTCTTCTGGCCTCTCCATCCTGCTCTGGCTGCAGTTCGCCGCCTCCATCTTTGGCCACTCCACTGGCAGCTTCATGTTTGAG GTTTACTTTGGGCTTCTGATCTTCCTGGGGTACATGGTGTACGACACGCAGGAGATCATCGAGAGGGCCCACCACGGCGACATGGACTACATCAAGCACGCCCTCACCCTCTTCACCGACTTCGTGGCTGTCCTCGTCCGCATCCTCGTCATCATG CTCAAGAACGCAGCTGACAAGTcggaggacaagaagaggaagaagaggtcGTGA
- the LOC112902636 gene encoding probable alkaline/neutral invertase F, with product MVLCAEPPSKLKIPESKITELADDANHDSPKLERRTRMHHIERHRSCVVTLSDMELNDLQPRRLLQTLEVSKSPGAGSQCSLHEETPTDANASHRRAIADAAWEALKRSIVYFRGQPIGTVAAIDKSQGAALNYDQVFMRDFIPSALAFLMKGEHLIVKNFLVETAHLQSREKMVDLFKLGQGVMPASFKVHHCNPNLKTESLLADFGETAIGRVAPVDSGLWWIILLRAYTRWTGDNSLAESPNCQRAMHLILRLCLSEGCDTSPALLCADGCSMIDRRMGIYGYPIEIQALFFMAMRCALSMLKQDSDADFVNHITKRIQALSYHLHSYYWLDFQRLNDIYRYKTEEYSQTALNKFNVIPESIPDWIFDFMPSRGGYFIGNVSPARMDFRWFCLGNFIAILSSLATGEQAEAILDLVEERWEELIGEMPLKICYPAMENQEWQIVTGCDPKNTRWSYHNGGSWPVLLWLLVAVSVKLGRPHLARRAMELMERRLAKDEFPEYYDGKAGRYVGKQARKYQTWSVAGYLVAKMLLDDPSHLRIIALEDDGHSRSRAPCLKRSNSCP from the exons ATGGTACTTTGTGCTGAACCTCCTTCCAAGTTAAAGATACCAGAGAGTAAGATCACAGAACTGGCAGATGATGCTAACCATGATTCGCCAAAACTTGAGAGAAGGACAAGGATGCACCACATTGAGCGGCACAGATCATGTGTTGTGACCTTATCTGACATGGAACTCAATGATTTGCAACCTCGTCGTCTGCTCCAGACCCTTGAGGTCTCCAAAAGCCCAGGAGCAGGATCACAGTGCTCACTCCATGAAGAAACCCCTACAGACGCTAATGCATCACACAGGCGTGCTATTGCAGATGCTGCTTGGGAAGCCCTTAAAAGGTCAATAGTTTACTTCAGAGGCCAGCCAATTGGGACTGTTGCTGCAATAGATAAGTCTCAAGGAGCGGCACTCAACTATGACCAG GTTTTCATGAGGGATTTCATTCCTAGTGCCTTGGCTTTTCTGATGAAAGGAGAACACTTGATAGTAAAGAATTTTCTGGTAGAAACTGCCCACCTTCAGTCAAGAGAGAAGATGGTTGACCTCTTTAAGCTTGGTCAGGGTGTGATGCCTGCAAGCTTTAAGGTGCACCATTGCAACCCTAACCTGAAGACGGAAAGTTTACTAGCTGATTTTGGCGAAACTGCCATCGGGAGGGTTGCTCCAGTAGATTCTGGCTTATGGTGGATTATTCTTCTTCGTGCTTACACCAGATGGACAGGGGACAATTCTCTGGCTGAAAGCCCTAACTGCCAAAGGGCCATGCACCTTATTCTCAGGCTGTGTCTCTCAGAGGGGTGTGATACTTCTCCAGCCTTGCTTTGTGCCGATGGCTGCTCCATGATAGACCGAAGAATG GGTATATATGGCTATCCAATTGAAATCCAGGCTCTCTTTTTCATGGCTATGAGATGTGCCCTAAGTATGTTGAAACAAGATTCTGATGCTGACTTTGTGAACCACATCACCAAAAGAATCCAAGCTTTGAGCTACCATCTGCACAGCTACTATTGGCTTGATTTCCAAAGACTCAATGACATATACCGGTACAAGACTGAAGAGTACTCGCAGACAGCTTTGAACAAGTTCAATGTGATACCTGAATCAATACCTGATTGGATATTTGACTTCATGCCTAGCCGTGGTGGGTACTTCATTGGCAATGTTAGTCCTGCGAGGATGGATTTCCGCTGGTTTTGCCTGGGCAACTTCATTGCAATTCTGTCATCATTAGCAACTGGGGAACAGGCTGAAGCTATACTGGATCTTGTGGAGGAGCGCTGGGAAGAACTCATCGGAGAGATGCCACTCAAGATCTGTTACCCTGCAATGGAAAATCAGGAATGGCAGATAGTCACTGGATGCGACCCAAAGAACACCAGGTGGAGCTACCACAATGGAGGCTCATGGCCAG TGTTGCTGTGGCTGCTGGTGGCGGTGAGCGTGAAGCTGGGGCGCCCGCACCTGGCGAGGAGGGCGATGGAGCTGATGGAACGGCGGCTGGCGAAGGACGAGTTCCCCGAGTACTACGACGGCAAGGCGGGGCGGTACGTGGGGAAGCAGGCGCGCAAGTACCAGACGTGGTCCGTGGCTGGCTACCTGGTGGCCAAGATGCTCCTGGACGACCCCTCCCACCTGCGGATCATCGCGCTGGAGGACGACGGCCACTCCCGCTCCCGGGCGCCCTGCCTCAAGCGCTCCAACTCCTGTCCGTGA